A region from the Streptomyces tsukubensis genome encodes:
- a CDS encoding DUF5753 domain-containing protein translates to MEYASWRTHTRVGLHQKQTELRALERSSRVMRHFLPAVPTGLLHVREYAERTLSRTVAGDPARDVRRAVDARMERQAILDDPSRSFTFLLTEQAVTWRRAPADVMAAQCSHMAAVAQKKNVEIAIVPRAAEVPAIPMNIFVVYDERLVTVELFSGEVVLRDPRDVAHHLDLFAVFLDHALTGSDARSYLLAAADEFLRGEQ, encoded by the coding sequence GTGGAGTACGCGTCCTGGCGGACCCACACACGGGTCGGGCTCCATCAGAAGCAGACCGAGCTGCGGGCCCTCGAACGGTCCTCGCGCGTGATGCGGCATTTCCTGCCCGCCGTGCCCACGGGGCTTCTGCACGTCCGGGAGTACGCGGAGCGGACCCTGTCCCGTACGGTCGCGGGCGACCCGGCCCGAGACGTACGGCGCGCTGTGGACGCCCGGATGGAACGGCAGGCGATCCTGGACGACCCCTCGCGCTCCTTCACCTTCCTCCTCACCGAGCAGGCCGTGACATGGCGCCGGGCCCCCGCCGATGTGATGGCAGCGCAGTGCTCCCATATGGCGGCGGTGGCGCAGAAGAAGAACGTGGAGATCGCCATCGTGCCCCGGGCCGCCGAGGTGCCCGCGATTCCGATGAACATCTTCGTCGTCTACGACGAGCGGCTGGTGACCGTCGAGCTGTTCTCAGGGGAGGTTGTCCTGCGCGACCCCCGGGACGTGGCCCATCATCTCGACCTGTTCGCCGTCTTCCTGGACCACGCGCTCACCGGCTCCGACGCCAGGTCCTATCTGCTGGCCGCTGCGGACGAGTTCCTGCGAGGGGAACAGTAG
- a CDS encoding MurR/RpiR family transcriptional regulator — protein MGNQVKEIFNKGAAASDTPPAPAALAAKVRTLAPSMTRSMQRVAEAVADDPAGCAALTVTGLANRTGTSEATVVRTARLLGYPGYRDLRLALAGLAAHQQSGRAPSVTADIAVDDPIADVVSKLAHDEQQTLADTAAGLDISQLSAAVAAAATARRIDIYGVGASSLVGMDLAQKLLRIGLIAHAHADPHLAVTNAVQLRPGDVAVAITHSGSTGDVIEPLRTAFERGATTVAITGRADGPVTQYADHVLTTSTARESELRPAAMSSRTGQLLVVDCLFIGVAQRTYETAAPALAASYEALAHRHTPRTPHR, from the coding sequence ATGGGTAACCAAGTGAAGGAAATTTTCAACAAGGGGGCTGCCGCCAGCGACACACCGCCCGCCCCCGCCGCCCTCGCCGCGAAGGTGCGCACGCTCGCCCCGTCCATGACCCGTTCGATGCAGCGCGTCGCAGAAGCCGTCGCCGACGACCCGGCGGGCTGTGCCGCGCTCACGGTCACCGGCCTCGCCAACCGTACGGGCACGAGTGAGGCGACCGTCGTCCGCACCGCCCGGCTCCTCGGCTACCCCGGATACCGCGATCTGCGGCTCGCCCTCGCGGGGCTCGCGGCCCATCAGCAGTCCGGCCGCGCGCCCAGCGTCACCGCCGACATCGCCGTCGACGACCCGATCGCTGACGTCGTCTCCAAACTGGCCCACGACGAACAGCAGACCCTCGCTGACACCGCCGCCGGGCTCGACATCTCGCAGCTCTCCGCGGCCGTCGCCGCCGCCGCGACCGCCCGCCGGATCGACATCTACGGAGTCGGGGCCTCGTCCCTCGTCGGCATGGACCTGGCGCAGAAGCTGCTGCGCATCGGACTGATCGCCCACGCCCATGCGGATCCCCATCTCGCCGTGACCAACGCGGTGCAGCTCCGCCCGGGCGATGTGGCCGTCGCCATCACGCACTCGGGCTCCACCGGCGACGTCATCGAACCGCTCCGTACCGCCTTCGAACGCGGTGCGACCACGGTCGCCATCACCGGCCGCGCCGACGGGCCGGTGACGCAGTACGCGGACCATGTGCTGACGACGTCGACCGCGCGGGAGAGCGAGCTGCGGCCCGCCGCGATGTCGTCCCGTACGGGGCAGCTCCTCGTCGTGGACTGCCTGTTCATAGGCGTGGCGCAGCGGACGTACGAGACCGCGGCGCCCGCGCTGGCCGCCTCCTACGAGGCCCTCGCACACCGGCACACCCCCCGGACCCCCCACAGATGA
- the murQ gene encoding N-acetylmuramic acid 6-phosphate etherase gives MTPASPAYRELRDQLATLTTEAFRPDLAEIDRLPTAEIARLMNAEDRTVPEAVAGQLSAIASAVDAAAERMARGGRLIYAGAGTAGRMGTMDASECPPTFNTDPSRVVGLIAGGPAAFVTAVEGAEDRKDLAAKDLEDIALGPEDTVVGISASGRTPYAVGAVEYARGLGALTIGLSCNAGSPLAAAADHGIEVVVGPELLSGSTRLKAGTAQKLVLNMISTITMIRLGKTYGNLMVDLRASNDKLRARSRRIVSYATGATDEDVEAALEATGGEVKPAILTLLADIDAPTAEKLLAESGGHLRDALGAAG, from the coding sequence ATGACGCCCGCCTCCCCCGCGTACCGTGAACTCCGCGACCAGTTGGCGACCCTGACGACCGAGGCGTTCCGGCCCGATCTCGCGGAGATCGACCGGCTGCCGACGGCCGAGATCGCCCGGCTGATGAACGCCGAGGACCGCACGGTCCCGGAAGCCGTCGCCGGGCAGCTTTCCGCGATCGCGTCCGCCGTCGACGCGGCGGCGGAGCGGATGGCCCGCGGCGGCCGGCTGATCTATGCGGGAGCGGGCACGGCGGGCCGGATGGGCACCATGGACGCCAGCGAGTGCCCGCCGACGTTCAACACCGATCCGTCGCGGGTCGTGGGCCTGATCGCGGGCGGCCCCGCCGCCTTCGTGACCGCCGTGGAGGGCGCGGAGGACCGCAAGGACCTGGCGGCGAAGGACCTGGAGGACATCGCGCTGGGCCCCGAGGACACGGTGGTCGGAATCTCCGCCTCCGGCCGTACGCCCTACGCGGTCGGCGCGGTGGAGTACGCCCGCGGCCTCGGCGCCCTGACGATCGGTCTGTCCTGCAACGCGGGCAGCCCCCTCGCGGCGGCGGCCGACCACGGCATCGAGGTGGTCGTCGGCCCGGAGCTGCTGAGCGGCTCGACCCGGCTGAAGGCGGGCACGGCCCAGAAGCTGGTCCTCAACATGATCTCGACGATCACGATGATCCGCCTGGGCAAGACGTACGGAAACCTGATGGTCGACCTGCGGGCGTCGAACGACAAACTGCGGGCCCGTTCGCGTCGGATCGTCTCGTACGCCACGGGTGCGACGGACGAGGACGTCGAGGCGGCGCTGGAGGCGACGGGCGGCGAGGTGAAGCCCGCGATCCTGACCCTGCTGGCCGATATCGACGCTCCGACGGCGGAGAAGCTGCTGGCGGAGTCGGGCGGCCACTTGCGGGATGCGCTGGGGGCGGCGGGCTGA
- a CDS encoding DUF4232 domain-containing protein — MSGTRRKALLVSAALVSGALLMTACGESDKAAGTGAAKDAAAAAPAGNAAGATPNGSTAETSDKGSEKSADKGSDKGSSGQGTDKSTDNGGDKGGASGQGRDGSGVDRGDGVRVPVQQSCGANDLSWSTRSESQAGGYILVMAKAKPGITCVLPEKHPVVAFGSDGTEAGPAEQSLGKAITLSGNKTAYAGVNPKTTNTDSYKELNFIIVAPENNDSDPVELKTGPIRVDKPIVTNWHTSAKDAVPFG; from the coding sequence ATGTCCGGCACCCGTCGTAAGGCTCTTCTCGTCTCCGCAGCCCTCGTCAGCGGCGCGCTGCTGATGACGGCGTGCGGGGAATCGGACAAGGCGGCGGGGACCGGTGCTGCGAAGGACGCGGCGGCCGCCGCTCCGGCGGGGAACGCGGCCGGGGCGACCCCGAACGGCTCGACGGCCGAGACCTCCGACAAGGGCTCCGAGAAGAGCGCCGACAAGGGATCGGACAAGGGCTCCTCCGGCCAGGGCACGGACAAGAGCACCGACAACGGCGGTGACAAGGGCGGCGCTTCGGGCCAGGGCCGGGACGGTTCCGGCGTCGACCGGGGCGACGGCGTTCGGGTGCCGGTCCAGCAGAGCTGCGGCGCCAACGACCTCTCGTGGAGCACCCGCTCCGAGTCCCAGGCCGGCGGTTACATCCTGGTGATGGCGAAGGCGAAGCCGGGAATCACCTGCGTCCTGCCGGAGAAGCACCCGGTCGTGGCCTTCGGCTCCGACGGCACCGAGGCGGGCCCGGCGGAGCAGTCGCTCGGCAAGGCGATCACGCTGAGCGGGAACAAGACCGCGTACGCCGGAGTGAACCCGAAGACCACGAACACGGACTCCTACAAGGAGCTGAACTTCATCATCGTCGCGCCGGAGAACAACGACTCCGACCCGGTCGAGCTGAAGACCGGCCCGATTCGGGTCGACAAGCCGATCGTCACCAACTGGCACACCTCCGCGAAGGACGCCGTCCCCTTCGGCTAG
- a CDS encoding helix-turn-helix domain-containing protein translates to MPPRKATTGRSQSPRRRFAEELKALRVESGESLRRLAERMGWDWSLFGKMENGETIGGPEVALALDQHYGMKGGLLALWELALGDSTQFKEQYRRYMKLEAETASLSHFSVSTIHGLLQTDGYATAVLSAGGASGVELSQQVEARASRRALLMGDGVPHFRTILSEAVLRTPLADPQEWRAQLEHLLAMADHPRITLQVLLQTAGVHGLDSTDVMFLRLPGGQSVAYTENAHRGELIEESTSVDRLQVAYDAVRDLALSPAQSRTFILRMLEEVPCDDAPPST, encoded by the coding sequence ATGCCACCGAGAAAAGCGACAACGGGCCGGAGTCAGTCACCGCGTCGGCGGTTCGCAGAGGAGTTGAAGGCCCTGCGAGTCGAGTCGGGCGAGAGCCTGCGCAGGCTGGCCGAGCGGATGGGCTGGGACTGGTCCCTGTTCGGCAAGATGGAGAACGGAGAGACGATCGGCGGCCCGGAGGTCGCGCTGGCGCTGGACCAGCACTATGGGATGAAGGGTGGGCTGCTGGCGCTGTGGGAGCTGGCGCTGGGGGACTCCACGCAGTTCAAGGAGCAGTACCGCAGGTATATGAAGCTGGAGGCAGAGACTGCCAGCCTCAGCCACTTCTCGGTGAGCACCATTCACGGCCTGCTCCAGACCGACGGCTATGCCACCGCCGTACTGTCGGCGGGCGGCGCCAGCGGTGTGGAATTAAGCCAGCAGGTCGAGGCGCGAGCGAGCCGACGGGCGCTGCTGATGGGCGACGGAGTACCGCACTTCCGCACGATCCTGTCGGAGGCGGTGCTCCGTACTCCACTGGCAGACCCTCAGGAATGGCGGGCCCAGTTGGAACACCTCCTCGCCATGGCGGATCACCCGAGGATCACCCTCCAGGTGCTGCTCCAGACCGCGGGTGTGCACGGTCTCGACAGCACGGACGTGATGTTCCTGCGGCTTCCCGGCGGCCAGTCCGTGGCCTACACGGAAAACGCTCACCGGGGCGAACTCATCGAAGAAAGCACATCCGTTGACCGTCTCCAGGTCGCATACGATGCCGTACGCGACTTGGCGCTGTCCCCGGCCCAGTCGCGGACATTCATCCTGCGGATGTTGGAGGAAGTGCCATGCGACGACGCCCCACCTTCGACCTGA
- a CDS encoding DUF397 domain-containing protein, giving the protein MRRRPTFDLSAVTWRKSSYSNPDGGACLEVSDGLLTAADWFKSSYSNSDGGACVEIAANLPAVVPVRDSKTPDGPVLVFPAGDWSAFVTAVKKGSLPS; this is encoded by the coding sequence ATGCGACGACGCCCCACCTTCGACCTGAGTGCCGTCACCTGGCGCAAGAGCAGCTACAGCAATCCCGACGGCGGCGCCTGCCTGGAGGTCTCCGACGGCCTTCTGACCGCCGCCGACTGGTTCAAGAGCAGCTACAGCAACTCGGACGGCGGCGCCTGCGTCGAGATTGCCGCGAACCTCCCCGCCGTCGTCCCGGTCCGTGACAGCAAGACCCCCGACGGCCCGGTCCTGGTCTTCCCGGCCGGCGACTGGTCCGCCTTCGTCACGGCGGTCAAGAAGGGCAGCCTCCCCTCCTGA
- a CDS encoding glycine-rich domain-containing protein codes for MATVIGTTAVLRHGRDLVSPELFHRLAQFCADEYGVERLVAEKVIDQALSFVYVVGHERAYELAPSRLVDPGWHAFMLHTQEYADWCESTFGFFVHHAPNSKIRTQHLMTAVTGRIRAAGFVVEERLWGAAADCNPPTCCGDGPCC; via the coding sequence GTGGCGACCGTGATCGGGACCACAGCCGTCTTACGGCATGGGCGAGACCTGGTCAGCCCGGAACTGTTTCACCGGCTGGCCCAATTCTGTGCAGACGAGTACGGCGTGGAACGCCTGGTGGCGGAAAAGGTGATCGACCAGGCTCTGTCTTTCGTGTACGTCGTCGGTCATGAGCGGGCGTATGAACTGGCGCCGAGCCGACTCGTGGATCCCGGCTGGCACGCCTTCATGCTCCACACGCAGGAGTACGCGGACTGGTGTGAGTCGACGTTCGGATTCTTTGTACACCATGCACCGAACTCGAAGATCCGGACGCAGCATCTGATGACTGCCGTCACCGGGCGGATCCGGGCCGCCGGATTCGTGGTCGAAGAACGGCTCTGGGGTGCGGCAGCGGACTGCAACCCGCCCACGTGCTGCGGTGACGGCCCCTGCTGCTGA
- a CDS encoding helix-turn-helix domain-containing protein — MSGSGLSSVRAARKVLADRLGELRRDAQLTGQQLAHACGWHPSKASRIENARTVPSTDDIRAWCAATGAEDQADDLVESLRTVEGMFVEWRRLERTGLRRAQESVLPLFQQTRRFRSYSSWLVPGLVQTRAYTAEVLRAVQRRRVPVDDVEGAVRVRMDRQRILHERGRTFALLMEESVLRNGMGGPVVMAEQLDRLLDVGGMPHVSLGVLPMTADRSCMPVEGFWIYDAAQVNVELVSGYLTLTRSGEVAMYASRFAELASMAVHGAAARRLISGARDVLG, encoded by the coding sequence ATGTCCGGTTCGGGATTATCCAGTGTTCGGGCTGCCCGGAAGGTTCTCGCAGACCGGCTCGGTGAGCTGCGCAGGGACGCGCAGCTCACGGGACAGCAACTCGCCCACGCCTGCGGCTGGCATCCGTCGAAGGCATCGCGCATCGAGAACGCGCGCACCGTACCGTCGACTGATGACATCCGCGCCTGGTGTGCCGCCACAGGGGCTGAAGACCAGGCGGACGACCTGGTGGAGTCCTTGCGCACCGTGGAGGGCATGTTCGTCGAGTGGCGTCGGCTGGAGCGTACGGGGTTGCGCCGGGCCCAGGAGTCCGTACTCCCACTGTTCCAGCAGACCCGGCGCTTCCGCTCGTACTCCTCATGGCTGGTGCCCGGACTGGTCCAGACGCGTGCCTACACCGCCGAAGTGCTGCGGGCTGTGCAACGGCGACGGGTTCCTGTCGACGATGTCGAAGGTGCTGTACGGGTACGGATGGACCGGCAGCGCATTCTCCACGAGCGGGGCCGCACTTTCGCGCTCCTCATGGAGGAGTCGGTGCTGAGGAACGGCATGGGTGGCCCCGTCGTCATGGCCGAACAATTGGACCGGCTCTTGGACGTCGGAGGCATGCCTCACGTCAGCTTGGGTGTCCTGCCCATGACCGCGGATCGTTCCTGCATGCCGGTCGAGGGGTTCTGGATTTACGACGCCGCTCAGGTCAACGTGGAGTTGGTGTCCGGCTATCTCACCCTAACCCGTTCGGGCGAGGTCGCTATGTATGCATCCCGATTCGCCGAACTGGCGTCTATGGCGGTGCATGGCGCGGCAGCCCGCCGACTGATCTCGGGGGCGCGGGACGTGCTCGGGTGA
- a CDS encoding DUF6879 family protein: MKFPVRELLARAGRSAVHLEMRDSYTPDDPDFLEWLSGRRRTPDTLPEWWWPWHEVVTEAVGRGVVLRRARIVSEPVSDYIRYEHDFTFANVSAGEQVRWLPRRKASDIALPGNDFWLFDDATVIFNHFNGRGEPVGKEITAEQSVVDLCRSAFAAVWEHATPHAEYKPE; this comes from the coding sequence GTGAAGTTCCCCGTACGTGAGCTGCTCGCCCGGGCCGGCCGTTCCGCCGTCCATCTGGAGATGCGGGACAGCTACACACCTGACGACCCGGACTTTCTGGAGTGGCTGAGCGGAAGGCGCCGCACGCCCGACACACTTCCGGAGTGGTGGTGGCCGTGGCACGAGGTCGTGACGGAGGCTGTGGGGCGGGGCGTCGTTCTGAGGCGGGCGCGGATCGTCTCCGAGCCCGTCTCCGACTACATCCGCTACGAGCACGACTTCACCTTTGCCAACGTGTCCGCCGGTGAGCAGGTGCGCTGGCTGCCTCGCCGGAAGGCCTCGGACATAGCCCTTCCCGGCAACGACTTCTGGCTGTTCGACGACGCCACGGTGATCTTCAACCACTTCAACGGCAGGGGCGAGCCCGTCGGGAAGGAGATCACTGCTGAGCAGTCGGTTGTGGACTTGTGCAGATCCGCATTCGCCGCTGTATGGGAGCATGCCACTCCACACGCGGAGTACAAGCCTGAGTGA
- a CDS encoding apurinic/apyrimidinic endonuclease family protein, giving the protein MSFEEEWAQLKQDALRRREAAAGMQLASAGPGSGPGPAAGDLGLQDGPIRAKTSQLYTVQAEAQGKSQLDDAVAVGRVHSGWEAGGASNVCVEAWQKRLRELARMAENAANSVTAAMDQLIGDDVSVATRIRLNAELLEES; this is encoded by the coding sequence ATGTCATTCGAGGAAGAGTGGGCACAGCTGAAGCAGGACGCGCTACGGCGGCGCGAGGCCGCCGCCGGTATGCAGCTCGCGTCCGCCGGGCCCGGCTCGGGGCCTGGGCCCGCCGCCGGGGATCTCGGGCTTCAGGACGGGCCGATCCGGGCGAAGACGTCACAGCTCTACACCGTCCAGGCCGAGGCACAGGGAAAGTCGCAGCTCGACGATGCCGTCGCGGTCGGCCGGGTGCACTCCGGCTGGGAGGCCGGCGGCGCCAGCAATGTCTGTGTCGAGGCCTGGCAGAAGCGGCTCAGGGAGCTGGCGCGGATGGCGGAGAACGCGGCGAACTCGGTCACCGCCGCCATGGACCAGCTGATCGGTGACGATGTCTCCGTCGCCACCCGGATCCGGCTCAACGCCGAGCTGCTGGAGGAGTCCTGA